The following are encoded in a window of Cucurbita pepo subsp. pepo cultivar mu-cu-16 chromosome LG12, ASM280686v2, whole genome shotgun sequence genomic DNA:
- the LOC111807665 gene encoding cytochrome P450 705A22-like translates to MTEANTYILYIILCFLATLLLQYFFHRSKTTKSSSSHLRLPPSPPSIPLLGHLHLLSPSLHKSFSALASKFGPLLCLQLGAVRCIVVSSTSLATEVFKTQDLAFSSRPKFAFSDETPYGSSGFFAAPYGDYWRFMKKLTMTELLAPKQVERSRAVRYEEVLRFLRKMIASAENNQLVDVGAELMKLTNNSICRMMMNIRCADDGDESEKIRQLVKDTMEVGAKVAFGDVIGWPLKRVAFWLYGKQAIDVTMRYDAILEKALKQHEERGKIEGFDREDRDLMDIILKVHQDSEAEFKITRTNVKAFLLDLFVGGTGTSTEVMQWIIAELINHPKEMKKLREEIFSIVGDSRLVQETDVAYMPYLQAVVKEGLRMYPAVPVAMRSCPQSCKISGFDIPENTMVGVNLFAIMRDPNVWEDPNEFRPERFFSPTKESEGMKQIQYEIKGQNFSFVPFGGGRRGCPGSTLAFTTSTLVIATMVQCFDWKVDGKDDKKANMEIGSGLGLPMAHPLNCIPVVKFNPFGSN, encoded by the exons atgaCTGAAGCCAACACCTACATCCTCTACATCATCCTCTGTTTCCTTGCAACTCTCCTCCTCCAATACTTCTTCCATAGATCAAAAACCACCAAGTCCTCCTCCTCCCACCTCCGTCTCCCGCCGAGCCCGCCCTCGATCCCTCTCCTCGGCCACCTCCACCTCCTCTCCCCTTCTCTCCACAAGTCCTTCTCCGCTCTCGCCTCCAAATTCGGCCCTCTTCTTTGCCTCCAACTTGGCGCCGTTCGCTGCATCGtcgtctcctccacctccCTCGCCACCGAGGTCTTTAAGACTCAAGATCTCGCCTTTTCCTCTCGACCCAAGTTCGCCTTCAGCGATGAGACCCCGTATGGAAGTTCCGGCTTCTTTGCTGCCCCTTATGGCGACTATTGGCGCTTCATGAAGAAGCTCACCATGACTGAGCTTCTCGCTCCTAAGCAAGTCGAACGTTCACGAGCTGTTCGTTACGAGGAGGTATTGCGATTCTTGCGCAAAATGATAGCTTCGGCCGAGAACAACCAGCTCGTTGATGTTGGTGCTGAGCTCATGAAGCTCACCAACAATAGCATTTGCAG GATGATGATGAACATAAGATGCGCGGACGACGGCGACGAATCGGAGAAGATCCGACAACTAGTAAAAGACACAATGGAAGTCGGAGCAAAAGTAGCATTCGGCGACGTGATCGGATGGCCACTAAAAAGGGTAGCATTTTGGTTATATGGAAAACAAGCTATCGACGTGACGATGAG ATACGATGCGATATTGGAGAAAGCATTAAAGCAACACGAAGAACGAGGAAAAATCGAGGGTTTTGACCGAGAAGATCGAGACTTAATGGATATAATCTTGAAAGTTCATCAAGATAGTGAAGCTGAGTTTAAGATTACAAGAACAAACGTCAAGGCTTTCTTGTTG GATCTTTTCGTCGGTGGCACTGGAACGTCGACGGAGGTGATGCAATGGATAATTGCCGAGCTAATCAACCATCCAAAGGAGATGAAGAAACTTAGAGAAGAGATATTCTCGATCGTCGGAGACTCGAGGTTGGTCCAAGAAACCGACGTTGCGTACATGCCTTATTTGCAG GCGGTGGTGAAGGAGGGGCTAAGAATGTACCCGGCGGTGCCGGTGGCGATGAGGAGCTGTCCACAGAGCTGCAAAATCAGCGGCTTTGACATACCGGAAAACACCATGGTGGGTGTCAACCTGTTCGCTATCATGAGAGATCCAAATGTCTGGGAAGATCCGAACGAGTTCCGGCCGGAGAGATTCTTTTCTCCGACCAAGGAGAGCGAGGGAATGAAACAGATCCAGTACGAAATCAAGGGCCAGAATTTCAGCTTCGTTCCGTTCGGCGGCGGACGGCGGGGCTGTCCTGGCTCCACCTTGGCCTTCACCACCAGCACCCTCGTCATCGCCACCATGGTCCAGTGCTTTGACTGGAAAGTGGACGGCAAAGACGACAAGAAAGCCAATATGGAAATCGGGTCGGGTCTCGGGTTGCCCATGGCCCACCCACTCAACTGCATTCCTGTTGTCAAGTTCAACCCTTTTGgttctaattaa
- the LOC111807718 gene encoding thaumatin-like protein, whose product MEFFLFLLLLLCFFMGTDAAVFTLENKCSDIIWPGIQPGAGKPQLMSGGFQLKPGEIVTIKAPAGWSGRFWGRRGCSFDVSGNGRCETGDCGGVLKCSGSGGAPPATLAEFTLDSPLDFYDVSLVDGYNMPISISPYGGSGNCQMVKCLSDLNRQCPRGLEMKKNGTVVACRSACLAFDKPEYCCTGAYGSPQTCKPTVYSKAFKLACPMAYSYAYDDPTSTYTCQKANYSIRYC is encoded by the exons ATGGAGTTCTTCCTGTTTTTGCTTCTGCTTTTGTGCTTTTTCATGG gcACTGATGCGGCAGTTTTCACTTTGGAGAACAAATGTAGTGACATAATATGGCCAGGAATCCAACCAGGAGCTGGGAAGCCTCAGCTCATGAGCGGCGGATTTCAGCTTAAGCCTGGCGAGATCGTAACGATCAAGGCGCCTGCTGGATGGTCTGGCCGATTCTGGGGTCGTCGTGGATGTTCCTTCGATGTCTCCGGCAATGGAAGGTGCGAAACGGGCGACTGCGGTGGCGTGCTTAAATGTTCAGGCTCAGGAGGTGCCCCGCCTGCTACACTTGCAGAGTTCACCTTAGACAGTCCTTTGGATTTCTATGATGTTAGCCTTGTTGATGGCTATAACATGCCGATTTCAATATCCCCATATGGTGGCTCTGGGAATTGTCAAATGGTGAAATGCCTGTCGGACTTGAATCGACAATGCCCCCGTGGtttggagatgaagaagaacgGTACGGTTGTTGCTTGTCGGAGTGCATGCTTGGCTTTCGACAAGCCAGAGTATTGCTGCACTGGTGCATACGGCAGCCCGCAGACGTGCAAACCGACGGTTTACTCGAAAGCGTTCAAGTTAGCTTGTCCGATGGCTTATAGCTATGCATATGATGATCCAACAAGCACATATACATGCCAGAAAGCAAATTATTCAATTAGATATTGCTGA